Within Sorghum bicolor cultivar BTx623 chromosome 2, Sorghum_bicolor_NCBIv3, whole genome shotgun sequence, the genomic segment ctttTACCTATGGTTCCCAACACTTAGAGAGATGTTTGTTAAGCATTCGGAGACCCACCTAAGCTAAATGAGATCGGAATGTGTTAGCCCAGAGTGCTTTCAGTGTTCATGCTTGGATTTTCTCGAGGAAAAATTTGAAGACTAGTTACTTTTGGTGTTTGTCAACACCTAGATGGTCTGATGAAGGACTCCTAATTAGCAATGTTTTATTATTATGTTAAGTACTTTAATCTAATCTTAGTGTGAAACTTTATTAAGGATATCGGTTTGTTGGCCCTAAGGACTTTCTAATTTATTGCTTTGTAGAATAACCTAAGAGCTAAGAAACTTACAGGTTTTAGTTTTTGCATAGATTGAAGTTTGTTGCTTTCATTTTTAGGGCCCAGTTCACTTCGACCCTCTCTTGGGTTATTTGATCCTTTTACCACCAATCTAGTTACGCTTTTATTCTTACTTCGCGTAAAAgggtgtcggcgtctagactcgtggtctaggcactaacaagtataagtcttCGTGACTGACCaaacttggatggtgatgcaagtgagacacagagggtttatactggttcggaccaagaatgccctacgtccagtgcgaTCGAgggttctgtataaccttgcacccaaaaggtgcttgtagtagtgggtacaagctggttgcgagagagggctaagtcccaggtctcggcttggtggtggacagagtgcgggtTGCTGCTCTGAGAAAGAGTGCTATGTGTGCGTgtgaacttggttttctggacttcttttttttctagctatgagccctggctcccccttttatagcctcaaggggaagACAAGTTTTTACAAGAGTAGATTTCTTCTGTTGAATGGTgaaaccacagtcccgaccctgttgacgctggtccatctcgtccttgggggATGGTTGACAGTATGGCTGCttctgtagagggttaccgaaccctgtaggggtcgcggggaTCGGATCGCCGGTACTGCTGCTCATGCTATAAATAGTGGGAAGTGACCTCAAACAGTGGTGCTGGTTAACCTCCCCCATTCCCTGTCCACTGTGAGGCAGtacgccacagtgaaagaggtaagggcacagtgaccagggtggttggaacagtcggcGCCCTGCCCTGCCGCAGTATGGAAGCCATCACGTCTGTCAcatcgtgggtacgggcgccgtgcggtgGAAGTCTCGCTGCCCAGGCGGAGTtgggtccggcgcccgagcctggacggggtcgggcgagacggaacttgcgtccgaggccctgaggggtcgggcgagtcggaacttacgtccgaggccctgaggggtcgggcgagtcggagctcgcgtccgaggccctgtggggtcgggcgagtcggaacttgcgtccgaggccctgaggggtcgggcgagtcggaacttgcgtccgaggccctgaggggtcgggcgagtcgaatGAACTGGGGCCCGTACCCTGATGATTGTGGTTAGTGTGTTTgttttgcgttttttattgctctgatttgggtatcccttattatggtacccaacaaagGGTTAACATCGAGTTGATAATAAACTCTAAAAGCCTTATATGTTAGTCTAATCTACTCTAAACAACCAAGATGAGACTGAAACACATACAATCTGACATTAGACCAATGTCAAACAAAATGGCATTAATCTTGACCATTCTCACCCCCTATGCAAGCCTATTCGGCCAATCACAATCCACAACATGCAAACTTATCTTTCCAGACTTTGCGCCACAACACAACCCATTATGATGCACAACTCTATACCCTTCTTCGAACCGTCATGCTGATAATGACAAAAGATGAATATAAAATAGAGTGTACATGTCTGTAGGTGAGCGCATTGTAGATTGTACTATGATCTATAAAGATATATGCAATTTATTAAAAAAGATATGCATAATAAATGCACATAAACAAATCTCTTTACTTAATATGCAAGTatcaaaaacaaaaataaaaggcGTCGTCGCAGCAGTATAAATGGACACCTGCGCCCTTCCTTTCCTCCTCACTCGACATAGCAAATCTCAGCCTAATTTCAGTCATGAAGGTCCAGGTCGTAGCAGCAACTGCCTTGGTCTTGCTCCTCCTAACCATTGGTGAGTATAAGTTCATCCAATCCCTTTTATCCATCCAAATATGCTGACTcgcgattgattgattgattatttGGTTGGAGCATGTAGCTGCGGAGGCGCGTACTCCGTCCCCGGATCCCATGTGCAAGGAGCGAAGCCACGAATACAAAGGGAGGTGCCTTCACGATACGGATTGTAACGCCGTCTGCGTCAAAGAGTCACAGAGCTACGCCGGAGGCTTCTGCCAGGGACGGCCACCGTTCAAGCACTGCTTCTGCACAAAGCCATGCAAGAGAGGGAGAGCTGATGCTACACTTCGGTCGCCAGGCCTCTGATTATGTGTGTACTCACTCATGTCGTGCCGCATGGCAAGGCGACTCTCGCATGTATGCCTAGGTTGATGAGAGTATATATGATAAATAAAAGGAAATAGTGAATGATGTGATTTTCTTGCATGAAAGTCAAGCGATTTTGCTTATCTAACCTGTGTCCGCGTGGATTTGATCTAAGATCTGTGAAAACTCTTTTGTTGATGACGAAAGTCACGCACAAATAAAGGTTGAATTTGGACGCGAGGGCTAATTGTGTTAGCCTATTAGTAACGGATTATAAAGGAGGTAATGGATTGAGAAAAGATCAAAATAGTCCACCCCACTTACCTCTTTCATACCTCACGTGCACATATCAAGGTCACACAGGATACCGAGAATCCTCATATATTAGCTCATGTATTTATCAAATAACCATTAATTAATTTTAACCAGCTAACAGTTTAGCTCTAGCCATTAAGAGCCAAAAACTAATTATGTCTCATCCAAACAGCCAGAAGTTAGCGTTAAGATGGCGGCAGATATATACATTAGTGAATATACGTATTGAGATGTTAAAGAATGGACGTATGATATTTTTTGCACTCACAGACGCAGACGCTCACATACATGAGTGCACACTCACCCATATGAACGTACACACGCACACCTTATCCCTATAAGCACCTCTGAAGAACCGAGTTAGACGGGCAACTCTTGACATTAATAAAGTCACCACATGTGTCTCGCTGTCGACGGACACATCGTCTACCACTGAAAGTATAGCGTCGTTAAATCCTGAAATAAATTCAGGGAAATGCGAGCACCCATGTTAAGTCGGAGATTTAAACTCGGGCGCGCATATTCCACCACAAGGATATGACATTTACATTGAACATTGTCACGAATATGTGTTGCATTGTGAAGAAGATAATACAACACGCCAACACCTCAATCGAGCATACTAGCTTAGCTGATTAGGTTTCCTTCTGGTGGAACTAACCTAATTTAATGTTTCAGAGGTGCTCATAGTGATATGATTTGGAAACATGTATTCACAAGGGGTTAAATATATATGCGTGCTTATGGATGTATGTACCAAAtaatttgaaaaaaataaaaagtactGCATTTATGAACAGAGCACTTCTATCTGCTA encodes:
- the LOC8083899 gene encoding defensin-like protein; this translates as MKVQVVAATALVLLLLTIAAEARTPSPDPMCKERSHEYKGRCLHDTDCNAVCVKESQSYAGGFCQGRPPFKHCFCTKPCKRGRADATLRSPGL